AAACTAATATCAAGGCAAAGAGTTTGGAAAAGGTATTCAAATTTCAGAGAACTCAGCCATTTAGGAAATGAGTCAAAATTATGAGAATAATTGAAAAGGAAATTAggtcatgtgtgtgtgtgtgattgAACATTGTTGGTTGTCCTCTTGGATGTAAAGTAATTATTGATATCTTTACTACTGatctttttttttgagaaagggGTAAGTAATATCTTTTGTACTAATCCAAGGTTTGAAAACAGAAACATTGATACTTCTCTAAAATCAAGATATGCAGCTTTGTGTACACCTTGTATGCAAGATCTTTTTCCTCCTCATTAAGGAGTCGTTTTGTTTAGAAGCAAGTTATGTATGGATTAGCAATGCATGGATTGTAGTGTAAGGTAATACATGAATTGGTGATACAAAGGATTGTAATGTAGGTATTAGTATTGATAGTTATATAAAGGATGGTAATGCAGGATTTATAATACAAAGATTGACTCTCAATTATTGGCTTTTTAATTGCTACTCCCAGCGTAGGGCAAAATTGAAGTACATTTGTAGCGCAAGAGCATCTGAATTTCATTTTTGCTCTTGATAGTGTAAATTCATCCTTTTTGATGGAACTCCTGCCCCTCTTATGAACACCTCTAGATTTGCTTACCGTGGTTTTATTCTGAAGGATACAGGGGAAAGAGATGGAAGATTCTATTCCATAAATGTGCCTCTCAAGGATGGAATAGATGATGGCAGTTTCACTAGACTCTTCAAAACAGTAAGTTTGTAAAGAAAGTTTCTATCATATTAGTTTTACTATGTTCTAATTTAGTTTTGTAGCATCTTACTTGCAACATGTCATTTCATAGATTATTTCAAAGGTTGTTGAAACATATTTACCTGGCGCAATAGTTCTGCAATGTGGGGCAGATTCGCTTGCTGGAGACCGTCTGGGCTGCTTCAACCTCTCTATTGATGGTGCTATTCTACTTGTATTTGGTTTCTTATTCTAAATACTTCCAGGATTGTGTTCAATCTCTAATACTCAGCTCTTGGTGAGCTTGAATGCATTGGTTTGCCTTCTGGTGATTTTTAATCTATCTCTATCAATGAATGATTCTTATAGGACATGCTGAATGTGTAAGGTTTGTGAAGAAATTTAATTTGCCACTGCTGGTAGGTGTTTCTCAATTCAGATTACATTTTTTGGTTCATAACAAGTTACCTGCATCTGTTTGACTGCATGGGACCTTTTACAGGTAACTGGAGGTGGGGGATACACAAAAGAGAATGTCGCCCGTTGTTGGGCTCTGGAAACTGGAGTTCTTTTAGACACAGAACTTCCTAATGGTATGATGAGCAGGCTTTTATTTTTGTGCAATGTTTTCACACTGCCTCATATTCTTATTTCTGTAATGCCTCGAGACTGTCAGTGGCTTAGTCAGGATCCAAATGCGTAAGGGAATTCCTGTTTATCTACTTCTAGCCATGTGAGGAGGAAAAAAACGTCTGTACTCAgctacaaaatttattttctacacGGCGAGGGGTTCTGTTTTTCTCTTAATGGGAGTTTTGGGTGTTGCTTTATATGGTTCTAATGAAGATGATTCCTTAACTGGTTATGCAGAACAGGATGGCACTGATATCTTTGGTTTAAGTTCTGGTTATTATTGTTCCAGTTCAATATTAGGTAGAGTTCTTTTGGTCAGGTTCAAGATTTATGTTTAGGTATAAGTATGCAATTTAGAGAATGCCGAGAACTTCTCTTTTAAACCTCAGAACTCTTATTTGCCTTAAAAGACAAATTACTAATAAGCAGAGTAGTATTAGAATAGTTTGGATTCGGACAGAACATTCGCAGCTTAAATTGGCTGTGAGCACAGGAATTGAATTGCTGACAGAGTGCagagaagaatttttttttccaggTTGAGCTAGATGGTGGACTGATGTTCACTGTAGCAAATTTGATGTTGAAGGTTAATATGTTGAATTATATTGTGAAACTCCATCTCCTTATTTTGGATGCTAGTCATATAGCTGAGCTCAACCGTTTTTGAGGGATAGTTCATTGGGATATTAATTGATTGAACATAATTCTAAGTATAGATCAGTTGCTTGATGTATTTGAGTTTTTGGTATCTGGCCCAGTTGCCTTAGTGCGACAGTTTTGTATTTACTATTCCCTCTTCCATTTTGTAGTATGTAACTGCTCTTGTTTTGTTGTTGGTGTAAGATATTCTAAGTGGGTAACTAGATAGAAAATGTGTTAGTTTCAACCGTTCACGTTAATATTAGGTGATTTTGGTCAAAGGCATGGCTAGATAATAACTTTGCAAGGTTTATATGGAAGCTGAAGTTCTTGGAATTCGACTCCTTCCTTTGAACTTCTTGAGCTGTTTCAACAATTGATTTTTacttggaaaaagaaaagatcagCTATAATGTTGTTATCTGAAATTTACTTCATGGTTCTTATTTTCTAGTAAGAAATTCAAGTTATCTGCTTGTATGATGTTATTTAAATGAGCTTaatggtttaatttttttagaaataattttatttcacaCAATGAGTTTATAAATAATTGCAGAAATACCAGACAATGATTACATCAAATATTTTGCCCCTGATTATTCGCTGAAGCTTCCTGGTGGACACATAGTAAGTTGAATCGTTTTGTTGCTTTTCTTTACTTGTCATCATCTTAGTCACTCAAGGTGTGGAGGCCTTTTCCTCAAAATTCTGTTGATATTTATAATGTAGCATCCATAAGATGACCGATTGCTTGATCCAGTGATGTCATGTTCCAATAagcattttcaaataaaaatgacaaCAAATTGGCATGGTGATCTCGCTCTAATCACCTGTTTCATTGATTGAACAGGAGAACCTGAATAGCAAATCATACATTGGCACCATAAAAATGCAAGTGATGGAAAATCTCCGTTGCCTCCAGCATGCTCCGAGCGTACAGATGCAAGAGGTAAGTCAAGTGCATCTTTTGGAGTTTTTTGTTGCCAAGTAATCAAGCACACACATACAAACTATATGGACATAATTGCAtgctatttttttgtttatatgtaCTCGGATTGCTTAAGAACTGCACTTGTGATGCGCTTTGTCCCTTTTAAGTGATTGCTTCTTTGACGCTTTATGTAGATTTTGAAAATACACAAAGTATGTAAAATGCAGTTTCAGCTTTCTACACTTGCTACAATCATTCAGTACATTCACCATTGTGAGAATGCTTCTCCAATGCATAAAAGAGCAGCCTGCATTTTCAATGTGCCGTAACTGTCATTAGAAGTGCATTTTACGCCTCTAGGCATGATTGTGATTGAGGCCTGAAGGTAAGGTATCTGGGGAAGATAGTGACTTGGTAGTCtgaaaaattttcatatttttgtaggTACCACCTGACTTTTATATTCCTGATTTTGATGAAGATGAACAAAATCCAGATGAGCGCGTGAATCGTAAGTAGAAATCTGAATATAATAAGCACACAACATGCTCAAATGTGGAACTACAGTGATCTAACTctgattttacctttttttttgttacccTGTCTTGAATTCACAGAACATACCCAAGATAAGCATATCCAACGTGACGATGAGTATTATGAAGGCGACCATGACAACGATAACCACACTGATGATGCCTAAATGCTATAGTTATTGTAGTTAGTTTTTGTGTAAATGTATATTCTTTTGGCTACTATAGAAAATGCAATGTACAACTAGTTTATTGCATTTAAATTCACCCTGAGATAAAATACATTGGATGTGATGGGATTCTTACGGTAGAATTGCAGCTTTAGTTTTGCTGGGTCTAGATTGTCAATGGAGGCATATTTTTTTACCTCCATTTTAAAGGCTGTCTTGAACTTAGGTAAACTGTGTTATGGGGTGGCAAGTTGTGATCTGTGAATATAAACTACTTTTACAGCTTCATGGTATGCGGTTTTTTCCATCTCTACTTTGCGCGGTTAATATACAAGAATTACCCAGAAAGATACATTACTAATGATAAATGAACCATGTTTACATTATAAACTAACTAGAGGAAATGAATTGTATCCTCTATCCACCAATGGTACATGGACCAAATTGACATTGTTTTTACATTGCTACCAACTCGAAAAATGAATACTAATGTCCATTCAGAAGAGGCTTTCCACCCTCTGGTAACACACTAGAAGGCCAGCTAAACCAATAATGATACAAGCAACATGGTACAAGAACCAAGTTGAGGAATACATTATAACCTCCATTCAGCAGAGATTTTGCCCCCTCTTCGAAAACATCAGAAGGTCAGCTCAACTAATAATGATAAATGAACAAGTTTACATTGTAAACCAGCTAGAGGAATGAATTGTAACCTCCACCGAGTGGGATTTTTGGCTTAAATATAGCGGATGCCACCAAGCAAGGACAGTGCTCGAAACCCACACTCTGagaagaagcaaaagaaataaattagtaCCGGCTACCAGCTAATCCACTGAGATGAGAAGAAGAAACTGGGAGAGTGAAACAGAAATTGACACACGAAAACCAGCATGGAACGTGTGAACACAAACCAAAATCTTCAGGGACAGCTGTTTACGCTATTGATGCCCTTAGAAATAGTAAACTACATtttggtgtgtttggtatgaaaggGAAATGTTCTCCTGGaggaaaataagtaattttctagcTTATATTTGGTATTTCGCAAGTAAATGGAAGAGGAGAAAGATCAAGTTACCGGTCAGTAGCTAGTTATAACCAGGAAGTTTGTGCTACTATGCCTTCTGTATATGTTCAGTGATGCAGAAAACGAAAAGAAGCAGCAATACAACACTTGTTGGGTCGTAGGTGGATGTTAGAAGCACTAAGTAGAGGATCAGTGCCTGAGAGAAGGCACACTATGAAA
The DNA window shown above is from Solanum lycopersicum chromosome 11, SLM_r2.1 and carries:
- the LOC101251648 gene encoding histone deacetylase 9; the protein is MRSKDKISYFYDGDVGSVYFGPNHPMKPHRLCMTHHLVLAYGLHSKMEVYRPHKAYPVELAQFHSADYVEFLNRITPDTQNLFPSEMARYNLGEDCPVFDNLFEFCQIYAGGTIDAARRLNNKLCDIAINWAGGLHHAKKCAASGFCYINDLVLGILELLKYHPRVLYIDIDVHHGDGVEEAFYFTDRVMTVSFHKYGDKFFPGTGDMKDTGERDGRFYSINVPLKDGIDDGSFTRLFKTIISKVVETYLPGAIVLQCGADSLAGDRLGCFNLSIDGHAECVRFVKKFNLPLLVTGGGGYTKENVARCWALETGVLLDTELPNEIPDNDYIKYFAPDYSLKLPGGHIENLNSKSYIGTIKMQVMENLRCLQHAPSVQMQEVPPDFYIPDFDEDEQNPDERVNQHTQDKHIQRDDEYYEGDHDNDNHTDDA